From the Anopheles merus strain MAF chromosome 2L, AmerM5.1, whole genome shotgun sequence genome, the window GTTAGAAGGAACGAAATGAATCGAAAGGAATCAGAAAAGGTCATTTACACAAAAGTATTAATGTCGATTTGAATGCATTGCCTACATTCCACTGTGCAGTAGACTGCAAATCCATGTACGAACTGttaacctttttttctattcttcAGATCGGTTTAGACCTGTTATTAGACTACTGCTCTTTGAAGAGTAAATGGAATTAGATTTCCTACAATTCCTGTACTGCTATTGCCATTCCTATGTAATACCCCATTCAAAACGTGAGCTTCGAGAAGAGCATTTGCTTTCGTGTGGAATCTGGTTCTTGAGCTGCGATGTAATctaatttacatttttacagCCTCACGCCGCACAAGCTATGCTTTAATGAAAATGCGTAAATTTTTAACGTTTGCCGCGGTCGattcgttttcttttatttttctttgcatttttTACCTATTAGTTTATTCCCTACCAACCCCGGAATCCTCATTCTTGTAATTCATTCTAAGGTCGATTAATTAATCGCGAAATGGCAGTGGTAGCAAGTAAGACACGAATCAACACTTGCAAGATGCTCAGCGCGCTACGAAGAACAATAAAAGGGAAGCTTATGTGCGTTAAAAAGACAATTTGTtttgacctttttttgttaccttTTCGCCCTACCTCTACATCTTCCAGTAACAGCGTGTTGGTATTTGTCGGCGAATGTTTggataaaacaaattatacCGTAGTGCGACAACCCTCCTCATGCCTCGGTATGGCAACTGGTAACTATTGAACTGTGCCTCGAACAACAGTGAGCAAACCAATCCCTAGCGTCCAGCAAAAAGAACGCATTTTTCTTCAGTTCTTTCGAAGATTCGGCTAACAGTAGAACTTTCGGCCACTAGAAAGTCCGATGTCTTACGTATAATGCCATATTGACAGCAGTAAATTATGTCTCATTCGCAAAAGAACGTATAAACGGCACTCTTGGTGATCATAAATCATTTCTGCGCAAAGATGAAAAATGCTTCCCAGAACCATGCGGAACGAATGAGAGAAATAAATGTGCGAACTATTACCACCCCCAATCACAAAAAAAGTCAACCAGAAACGGAAGATTCGGTTTCACGATAGTTAATTATCCAAAATTGGGATAAGCGGCGAAATATGCAATATGTGACACATGTATGATGAACGAGTAACGTGTTGCTTGGTCGGTGAAGCGAGGTATAGTAGGATTGCTTCAATTCAGATTATTTTATTACTAGAACAAATCGACAAAAATCCACACATAAACGTTGTTGATTGTTGATCTGTTGAAGAGAATGAGAACTGTTTTTTGGTAGCAATCAggaaagatatattttatgAAATTGGCTCGAAGACTGGACACAGTGTATTTACAGTCGTGCTGAAACTTATTTTGAGCTCCAAGGGTGGCTTGTCGGACTACTGGATAGGCGTAGCGTATCCCATGACAGGACGAAcagattttatttgtttgttgggGTATTTAGAATAGATTCGACGCCCAGGAACTTTGTTGTTCATTGTTGTAGTTTACATGCATTTTAGTATTTTGGTGCGAAACACACATATTAAAGTATTTAagaatgtgtttattttaatatttttacattaggaaattatttttgtattcTGTGATTAATAATGTTATAAATATGGCATTTTTTCTCCTTTAGAATTGTCATTGTTTACATACCACATACGGTCGAATATACACCTGATGTACAATTTTCCTCCTTGGAGTATGTTAGTGTTCCAATCAATGAATCTAAAATCGAAACCATTAGTATGAATGCGatgaaatcaaatttaaaCATGAACTGTGGAACAGCGAGGGAAACCGCTGAAAAGCTTAATCAACACATCATGAAGGACGATCTGATTTTGCTGGCCTCGGAGGAAAAATCGGTAAGTAAGTCCCTCAAAAGGCGATATTCATGTTACAGTAACGAACAACTAAATCCAATGAATACTTCTTTGTTTATAACACACGTTTTCTAACAGAGCTTGAGGCGCAGCTGTAGTTTTCTGGAGGACGAAGATCATGCGGCCTTAGACAGTGATACAAATCCACTAAGCTACGTTCCAATAAGCAATGAAATAATTTTGGAAGTATCATCGTCAAGCTTTGATGAAGGAATAGGCTTGAGTAACACTGAAGAATCAAGTGATGATCAAGCGAGTGCCAAATCCGACTCGCTGGCAGCCAACAACTCTGTGAAGATTCCAGCAGCGAAAGGCTATCAACGTAAGCAAAGTAAggataaattaaaaaactaCAAATGTGAAATCTGCCATCAAGTGTTTATGATGAAAAAACACCTTCGGGAGCATCACGTAATTGAGCATCCGGGAGAAAACTGTAACAAATGTACCATATGTGAAAAAACGTTCAAACTACGGTCGAATCTTCGGCAGCATCTTCGTATCCATACGGGTGAACGTCCATTTCGATGTGACATTTGCGGCAAGACATTTGTACAGGGCAGCGCTCTGACTGTCCATCGGGAATTACATAAGGAACAGCGTGACTATGAGTGCTCAGTTTGCAAAAAAGCATTTAAATCAAAGTTTGCCTtcaaaaaacatgaaaaagtaCACATTGGACTGCGGCCATTCAAGTGTGATGAGTGTGGAAAATCAttcacccaatcatgtaaccTGAAAGCACACCAAAAATTGCATACAGGAAATCACGCATATCATTGTACAACCTGTTCAAAGACCTTTCGCTTCAAATCCCACTACCAAGATCATCTAATGACGCACACCAAGGAGAAAAAATACTGCTGTACCCAGTGCGGTCGTACGTTTGCTTACAAAAACTCCTTCCAGCGGCACACCCTAATCCACCGGGATGAAGCTCAACACCAGTGTATGGGATGCGGGAAACAGTTCAGCAAACTAAGTCACCTCACCTTCCATTACAAATCTCAAGGTTGTGCTCGTAAACTAGCACGAGAGGGTGAGGTAGATAGAGCTTCAAAAATTCTGACTTGCGACATTTGTAACAGCGTCTTCGAACGCGACGATACTTTACTGGCCCATCGAAACGAGCTGCACAGCTGCGAGGAAAACGTGCACGAAAAGGGACGATGTCGGTACAAATGCGTTATCTGTAGCAAATCGTTCcaggaagagagagagttgCGTACCCATTTCAAATTGCACGAAGCCGACGATTGTCCTTTTCAGTGTGGGATGTGTGGAATCCTTAATTTAAACCATACCTAAAAACCGGTAAGGTTCTCGTTTAAGGGTATGCTaataaaatgaagaagaatCAGGCCAAATTTACTGTATGATAAGGACTTATTCTGTGATATCTCAGAGTGTATGAAAAATATGTGTTTGTACTGGTCGTTTCGTATTAAACAGCGAATATCTACAAGATAAGATTAGTGTTTTAATTACCGTCGCAAACCACATTTTGTGACAATCCTCACTCCGAATCCATCCTAAATTAATGGAACCAAAAATCATAATGGAAAAGATTCGTCTCTAGTACGGTCGTTGCTGCAGGGTAGCTTTTCTCATATGCATATGTTGCCTCTGAAAACGTTGGTAAATGGTTCATGCCGACTATAAAAGGTGTGGGAATAACCCTAGTGGGAGTTTCTAGTTCCTTAATAGAGGTAGTAATCCATTCCAGCTTCTTAGATAGAACCTTTAGAAAGGGATATTATATACTAAACTAATTGAAAGGCCCTGCCCGGCACTGAAACATCTTAAACATTTGTTCTCTGTTCACTCATAATGCTTAACACGGAACTGGAATGGATTTAAATGGAAGCATAATAAAACTATTAGTATTAATTTTTGACTAGTTCATATGGTCCAGTTCTATGGGTAAGTTTCGTGTGACATTAGTCAAGACGTATATCTTTTACAGATTTATGGAGGCCTAAATGTACCGAAACTTTTATATGCAGGGCTGACTATTCTACTAGCTGAGGCTTCAGCTAAGGCAGTCGATTAAACTAACTACTGCTGTTGTGACAAATAAGGAGAAGAATACAGACAAGTTTACTTGGGTTGTTGTGGAAAACATTTACTCACACTTTACTTTTCACTGTTAACCTAAACATGCCATCTAGTTTCTGTTTTTCATACTGATCGAAATTTTGAATACGATTCCACAAATTTCCTAAAACTCAATTCCAAAGAAAAATTGTATCGAAGATAATTTGCCTAACTCTTGCCCATGTGACTAACTAGTGTTCTTTCCATTCATTattcttatttcaattataCTCTATAGCCTAATCCTGATTTCATTCCCAGAGTATTTTACATCTAGGttcacatttattttatttattctggTTCTTATTTCCAATCATTATATAGGTATTACTTCATTGTGAACCTTAATGAGTAGCCActtctattattatttggcTATCAATGACTCGTTTCTTGACTAGCGTGGATAACTGTGTCATGAAGCCGtgcccaaaaaaaaattaaaattgtaaatgtaaatgtgTTGTAATGTGAATGTAATGCTTACATGCTACACATTTTACATGTGTAAAATGCttacattttgcaaaatattgAGTTATAAATGGCCACAAAAATAGTGGCTGTGTCATAAAATGATTAGTTTTTCGGATTTAAAGAACTTATTGTACAGAGAAATCAATCTTAATTATCGTTAACTACgttttaatgattttaaacatttgCTTGTGTTATTCAAAATACATAAGTTTTTTTCTCCCGTTCTAAACTTTTCAAACTTTATCTTAAAAAATGTGGTTCTCAAATTCACATTCACTTTCACACTTGAAACATTTACGTAACATAACATCATTTCGCAGCTAAATATACCTAACAATGggggcctttccgttttaagctcgtaggctgaaatttcagcctgtcagctttttgcattgtatatcagttttcgagcagctatctaagtggttataatatacaggtgggcttatcccaaggtgtatgaatttagaatactgatttttatcgcttctgtttctgaatgaagattttaagagtgttttgtgtattcgtcatgccttcagaaagcttgtttgaacaaaagttttcacccatcctgtcaaaaagtgttattcaaatttggttataaaacatgctatgagaccacctggactacatgtactttgattctggattccatcaccagatctctttaatgcaccttgggataaatgtaaacaaacccgtgttttcgagcaggtactcgaatctaattctagctttgtggctagaataatctagactgaaaattgcaggctagttttttgtgtgattttgtatggagtgtttacatgatttcagcctccaactgtcaaactccatacaaaaaaaaactaactagaaccgtgaaggcccccaataTCTATTTGATTGATTCAAAATTAGTGGTTTTAAATACTTCACGAAAACTTCGATCATTTCCAAAACtcttataatttattttgtaacTTTTAGGTACATACAGTAGAATTATAGAAACTAACGCATTTAgatgaataaaaatgaaatattggCAATTTAGCAAACCTTTACATTGCAAATTTTGCTTACGCCAATCACGTACACGAGCAAAATTATGGCGGCACGTTTTTGACCAGCCATTCCGGACAGTAATGTTGCGCAAAGAACAGCAAggacaaaagaaaacaacaaaattgaaTTGCTCAAATTACACGTTTGTTTGGTGCAAAAAGCAGCGTGCGTACTAAATTTTGAATTACGAATTGCTAGATAAGCTCTCCATATTGAGTTCGTTTGAATTTATTCTAAAATGGAACTACTTCTTGGTTGAACAACTGGTAAACTTTCAAAATAGCATACACATTTTCATTCTTATTAGTACAGTTAATTCCTAATGGGATTTTCTATCTGTAACTTATTGATAGTATGAAATTTAGACACATGTCTACGGTTTATACGGgccttgaacccatgacgaacATGTTGTTAGGTCGTGCGAGTTGAATAATACGGGAGCGACACGGTTGTAAGATTACATAAAACTTTaagaaataattttcatatttttattgttattctcTTATATCTTGGTATACCTCATTAAAGAGACTCTTTTGTGCAGGTTTAAAAGTTTGTTATAACAATCCAGAGTAAAATATAAAGTACCTCATTATTGTTTTGCGTTAAACAGTTATAGCCACGACCAAATTACGACAATCCATGGCAATCCAACAATTTTCATAATTATTGATTCGATTCCGGTAGATTTGATTGATAGTTTCTGCGTGATTTTCTGCTTTTATTATAGCCATCACTGCGGATTTCGTAGCAAGGCACGTTGATTACGTGAAGGTGTATTATTTTATGTTGCCTATATCTAACCTTCTTCACGTCCAACGAAAAATATGCGAAGTTGTGGTTTTTTGATCAATTTTACGTACAGATgctacaataaaaaagaataataacaaaaagatTTCAACTTATGCACTACCTCAGAGGAATAATATGTACAACATTTTTAAGGAACATTTGTGTACCCtggttttttctatttcaGTGTTAACAAAACACCACGTTGCTTGTGTAATCATTGATAATTATGTGgattagagagagagaattatATTCTTTCCCATCCAAACGAATAACATGACTCCCAAAGTTATGTACAATATCGAATGGGAGTTTCAATGCTCCTTCCGGATATAGAATGGTAGTTCCAAAACTAAAGGCTCTGCA encodes:
- the LOC121593678 gene encoding zinc finger protein 2 homolog isoform X1 — its product is MCCINNEDQSVTSRCCQQTCSSCDPYLQFCRIRAIVVLNHYKIVIVYIPHTVEYTPDVQFSSLEYVSVPINESKIETISMNAMKSNLNMNCGTARETAEKLNQHIMKDDLILLASEEKSSLRRSCSFLEDEDHAALDSDTNPLSYVPISNEIILEVSSSSFDEGIGLSNTEESSDDQASAKSDSLAANNSVKIPAAKGYQRKQSKDKLKNYKCEICHQVFMMKKHLREHHVIEHPGENCNKCTICEKTFKLRSNLRQHLRIHTGERPFRCDICGKTFVQGSALTVHRELHKEQRDYECSVCKKAFKSKFAFKKHEKVHIGLRPFKCDECGKSFTQSCNLKAHQKLHTGNHAYHCTTCSKTFRFKSHYQDHLMTHTKEKKYCCTQCGRTFAYKNSFQRHTLIHRDEAQHQCMGCGKQFSKLSHLTFHYKSQGCARKLAREGEVDRASKILTCDICNSVFERDDTLLAHRNELHSCEENVHEKGRCRYKCVICSKSFQEERELRTHFKLHEADDCPFQCGMCGILNLNHT
- the LOC121593678 gene encoding zinc finger protein 813-like isoform X2 → MNSIVIVYIPHTVEYTPDVQFSSLEYVSVPINESKIETISMNAMKSNLNMNCGTARETAEKLNQHIMKDDLILLASEEKSSLRRSCSFLEDEDHAALDSDTNPLSYVPISNEIILEVSSSSFDEGIGLSNTEESSDDQASAKSDSLAANNSVKIPAAKGYQRKQSKDKLKNYKCEICHQVFMMKKHLREHHVIEHPGENCNKCTICEKTFKLRSNLRQHLRIHTGERPFRCDICGKTFVQGSALTVHRELHKEQRDYECSVCKKAFKSKFAFKKHEKVHIGLRPFKCDECGKSFTQSCNLKAHQKLHTGNHAYHCTTCSKTFRFKSHYQDHLMTHTKEKKYCCTQCGRTFAYKNSFQRHTLIHRDEAQHQCMGCGKQFSKLSHLTFHYKSQGCARKLAREGEVDRASKILTCDICNSVFERDDTLLAHRNELHSCEENVHEKGRCRYKCVICSKSFQEERELRTHFKLHEADDCPFQCGMCGILNLNHT